In Asterias rubens chromosome 15, eAstRub1.3, whole genome shotgun sequence, a genomic segment contains:
- the LOC117299820 gene encoding zinc finger protein 622-like has product MSSPSYTCISCRVAFANADLQRAHYKSDWHRYNLKRKLAEMVAVTAEEFKQRVLDKQAQTTDAPQDSSTICKVCSKHFNTGNAFTNHMQSKKHKETEARIARQLQAEVEKRNEKNREKGLEDELTSKTGETVAAGDNKVVGPSVDKSKKTEEKSIGGKIQSQPMGASSSQDVEMADEEDGEWEEIEGEPISVTDCLFCSHSSRSVVNNCKHMTQSHSFFLPNVEFLVDLEGLLAYLGEKVGCGFMCLWCNEKGRSFFSLDAVQRHMRDKGHCKLQYEGDMIYEYAEFFDFRKSYPDSADRVTSGDTEEADSDDEEVDESALQLQQDGFELVLPSGSRIGHRELQRYFRQNIPATRQIVKRNSEVIGRIMTQYKALGWSGNKGEAASRRIRDMRFVQKYRSRKDLHLAVKANKFQPHLRPQVIF; this is encoded by the exons ATGTCTTCTCCATCGTACACGTGTATTTCATGCCGCGTGGCATTCGCTAATGCTGACCTCCAGAGGGCGCACTACAAATCTGATTGGCACCGATACAACTTGAAACGCAAGCTGGCAGAGATGGTTGCCGTCACAGCTGAGGAGTTCAAACAGCGTGTCTTGGACAAACAGGCACAGACGACAGACGCCCCACAGGACTCATCCACAATCTGCAAGGTTTGCAGTAAACATTTCAACACAGGGAATGCGTTTACTAATCACATGCAGTCCAAGAAACACAAGGAAACTGAGGCTCGTATTGCAAGGCAACTTCAGGCAGAG GTTGAAAAGAGAAATGAGAAAAATCGTGAGAAAGGACTTGAAGATGAGTTAACCTCAAAAACTGGAGAAACAGTTGCAGCTGGAGATAATAAAGTAGTTgggccctctgttgacaagaGCAAGAAGACAGAAGAAAAGTCCATTGGTGGAAAGATACAGAGTCAACCAATGGGTGCTAGCTCAAGTCAGGACGTGG AAATGGCCGATGAGGAAGATGGAGAATGGGAGGAGATTGAAGGAGAACCAATCTCTGTCACAGATTGTCTATTTTGTAGTCACTCATCTAGGTCTGTTGTGAACAACTGCAAACACATGACACAGTCTCACAGTTTCTTCCTTCCCAACGTAGAGTTTTTGGTCGACCTAGAAGGATTACTTGCATATCTTG GTGAGAAGGTTGGCTGTGGTTTCATGTGTCTATGGTGTAATGAAAAGGGTCGCTCATTCTTCTCACTGGATGCAGTACAGAGACATATGAGAGATAAAGGTCATTGTAAGCTACAGTATGAGGGAGATATGATCTATGAATACGCAGAGTTCTTTGACTTCAG AAAGAGCTACCCTGACAGTGCAGATCGTGTTACATCAGGTGATACAGAAGAAGCTGATAGTGACGATGAAGAAGTAGATGAAAGTGCATTGCAACTACAACAAGATGGATTTGAATTGGTCCTACCATCAG GTTCTCGTATCGGACACAGAGAACTCCAGCGCTACTTCAGACAGAATATTCCAGCCACTCGCCAGATAGTCAAGAGAAATAGTGAAGTGATTGGCAGAATAATGACGCAGTATAAAGCATTGGGATGGAGTGGAAATAAAG GAGAAGCAGCAAGCAGAAGGATTCGAGATATGCGCTTTGTCCAGAAATACCGATCAAGAAAAGATCTTCATCTTGCTGTCAAAGCCAACAAGTTCCAGCCTCACCTTCGACCCCAAGTCATCTTCTAG
- the LOC117299819 gene encoding SWI/SNF-related matrix-associated actin-dependent regulator of chromatin subfamily A-like protein 1: protein MATTGGLTEEQKRRMEENKKRAILLRAQRNQGNNQGVKQVGNSSSNVRQEVGTSSKYGNTQQHVTTGRKSNVDRPSGSSSTSIDSAKKWTSSITKPSTLQTSAIASRSSITKPSTLQTSAIASSVHQTGGAAKEKSILDTAHGAHCKSTVSNSSSTTEGHVIGGHGESSSNSSNSLNRQKTISSFYSTKPKSASGGQASLSGQLLKGNAHSNSHKSGFQAFNDPPKASSKRQDVYQNIKGNKSTFGNERGMNLQGSSGGNTVGVCVLISRERFVVNVGYHAKLIEVFKELPSKSYDAVEKKWSFALSEYDTLIEAVKPLQPSVEIEPLPKTICTAFRRQRHGKEGNRVIPEANLKCVDSTLVNALMGFQREGVNFAISREGRVLIADEMGLGKTLQAICVACYYRAEWPVLVVSPSSVRYSWAEAFQTWIPSLSPDDINVVVNSKHNATSGKVNILSYDLMHRKAQELKQFRFKVIIMDESHFLKNIKTARTKAAIPLMKTAPRVILLSGTPALSRPSELYTQILGVTPRLFPSFHEFGLRYCNATQNQWGWDYSGSSNMTELQLLLEECIMIRRLKQDVMTELPSKTRQMVLMDPSVVKTNSKALKNAADEMGKNKSKSDDRGLLMKYFAETALVKVPAIRDYILDLLEGGHKFLVFAHHQTVLDALSTALTNKKYDFIRIDGSTSALQRKANCDKFQQEDSCRAAILSITAANAGLTLTSASTVVFAELFWNPGILVQAEDRVHRIGQQDSVNIKYLIAKGTADDYIWPLVQKKLSVLGQAGLSKDDFSEADTTAFKDPRQKTLLSFFETSFLEDNVSEQEDLACLVAMESQESENKVYSATISATKELTETIDSRVSDLKGGSDNLNSAKDSTKKKNQEEMSALEKPTTKQEVNIKTSSIPSVVPLKKSKTLFSTPWASKKPLTEPNIYEGAAEKGPPAKRQKNIHSR, encoded by the exons ATGGCAACGACAGGAGGTCTAACAGAGGAACAGAAAAGACGAATGGAGGAAAATAAAAAGAGGGCAATTCTCCTTCGAGCTCAGCGTAACCAAGGCAATAATCAAGGTGTCAAACAGGTTGGAAACTCATCTTCTAATGTTCGGCAGGAAGTTGGCACGTCGTCCAAATATGGCAACACCCAACAACACGTAACTACGGGGAGAAAAAGTAATGTGGATAGGCCTAGTGGGTCTAGTTCAACATCTATTGACTCAGCTAAGAAATGGACATCAAGCATCACAAAGCCCAGCACATTGCAGACCAGTGCCATTGCCAGTAGATCAAGCATCACAAAGCCCAGCACATTGCAGACCAGTGCCATTGCCAGTAGTGTACACCAGACTGGTGGGGCGGCCAAAGAGAAATCTATTCTTGATACTGCACATGGCGCTCATTGCAAATCAACCGTTTCAAATTCAAGCTCAACAACAGAGGGCCATGTTATAGGTGGGCATGGAGAGTCATCATCAAACTCAAGTAATTCTCTCAACAGACAAAAGACAATTTCAAGTTTTTATTCCACGAAACCTAAGTCTGCATCTGGTGGCCAGGCTAGCCTATCTGGTCAGCTCTTGAAAGGGAATGCACACTCCAATTCTCACAAGTCTGGATTTCAGGCTTTCAACGACCCACCGAAAGCTTCCAGTAAGCGTCAAGACGTCTATCAGAACATAAAAGGAAATAAGTCCACTTTTGGAAATGAACGTGGGATGAACTTGCAGGGTAGCAGCGGTGGTAATACAGTTGGAGTCTGCGTGCTGATATCCAGGGAAAGATTTGTAGTGAATGTTGGCTATCACGCTAAGCTGATTGAAGTTTTCAAAGAATTGCCAAGTAAAAGTTATG ATGCTGTTGAAAAGAAATGGTCTTTTGCATTGTCTGAGTATGATACTCTGA TTGAAGCAGTGAAGCCCCTTCAACCATCCGTTGAGATAGAGCCTCTACCTAAGACCATATGCACTGCATTCCGTAGGCAGCGACATGGCAAGGAAGGCAACCGTGTTATACCTGAAGCCAATCTTAAGTGTGTGGATAGTACACTAGTCAACGCACTCATGGGTTTTCAGCGCGAGGGTGTAAA CTTTGCGATCAGCAGAGAGGGACGAGTTCTTATTGCAGATGAGATGGGATTAGGCAAGACACTACAAGCAATCTGTGTAGCATGCTACTATCGTGCAGAGTGGCCGGTCCTGGTCGTCTCTCCATCCTCTGTTAGATATTCATGGGCCGAG GCTTTCCAAACCTGGATTCCTTCATTAAGCCCTGATGATATCAATGTTGTAGTAAACAGTAAACATAATGCAACATCAGGCAAGGTGAATATTCTCAGCTATGATTTGATGCATCGTAAAGCACAAGAACTCAAACAATTCAGATTCAAGGTCATCATTATG GATGAGAGCCATTTCTTGAAGAATATAAAAACAGCGAGAACGAAAGCAGCTATACCCCTGATGAAG ACAGCACCCCGTGTCATCTTACTATCAGGTACACCTGCTTTATCAAGGCCTTCAGAACTCTACACTCAGATCCTTGGTGTAACACCCAGACTCTTCCCATCATTTCATGAGTTTGGTCTGAGATACTGCAATGCAACTCAG AATCAATGGGGTTGGGATTACTCGGGCTCTTCCAATATGACTGAACTACAACTTCTTTTAGAAGAGTGCATCATGATCCGAAGGTTGAAGCAGGATGTAATGACGGAGCTTCCATCCAAGACTAGACAAATG GTACTCATGGATCCCTCAGTGGTCAAGACTAACAGTAAAGCACTGAAGAATGCAGCCGATGAAATGGGCAAAAATAAATCG AAATCTGACGACAGAGGACTTCTTATGAAATACTTTGCCGAGACAGCACTTGTGAAGGTACCGGCCATAAG GGACTACATTCTTGATCTTTTGGAGGGCGGTCACAAGTTTCTTGTCTTTGCACATCATCAGACTGTCTTGGACGCTCTGTCAACGGCTCTAACCAACAAG AAGTATGATTTCATCCGTATCGATGGTAGTACCTCAGCGTTACAGCGTAAGGCGAACTGCGACAAGTTCCAGCAAGAGGATTCTTGCAGAGCTGCTATCCTGTCTATCACAGCAGCCAATGCTGGTCTCACATTGACCTCAGCTAGCACAGTGGTGTTTGCTGAACTCTTCTGGAATCCCGGG ATACTTGTGCAGGCAGAGGACCGTGTACATCGTATTGGCCAGCAGGATTCTGTCAATATTAAATACCTTATTGCAAAGGGAACCGCTGATGACTACATATG GCCGCTTGTTCAAAAGAAGCTTTCAGTGTTGGGTCAAGCTGGACTGTCTAAGGATGACTTCTCAGAAGCTGATACCACTGCATTTAAG GATCCGAGGCAGAAGACCCTCCTGTCCTTCTTCGAGACGTCCTTCCTGGAAGATAACGTGTCTGAACAAGAAGACCTGGCTTGTCTCGTTGCCATGGAATCCCAAGAGTCTGAGAACAAGGTTTATTCTGCAACAATATCTGCAACCAAAGAGTTGACTGAAACCATTGACTCCAGAGTCTCTGATCTTAAAGGTGGATCTGATAATCTAAACTCTGCAAAAGACTCCACAAAGAAAAAGAATCAAGAGGAGATGAGTGCTTTGGAGAAACCAACAACCAAGCAGGAAGTCAACATCAAAACATCTTCCATTCCATCTGTGGTACCTTTGAAGAAGTCCAAGACCTTATTTAGCACCCCTTGGGCCTCCAAGAAACCCTTAACTGAACCTAACATTTATGAGGGAGCTGCAGAGAAGGGGCCCCCAGCCAAACGACAGAAGAATATTCACTCTCGATAG
- the LOC117299821 gene encoding homologous-pairing protein 2 homolog yields the protein MSKSKDGDVGVAIEDYLNRANRPYSAIDVFNNLHKEFGKTAVVRALEDLAENGKIKEKIYGKQKVYFADQSQFPAVDESELKSMDAEINDLTGKLQMSQSTCKQQENELRKIDSSMSTEDAKQRLEQVNQEIEHNKERLTTIKSMTNHVTPQEKERIYANQTKYVKEWKKRKRMTMDIVNAILEGYPKTKKQLFEDVGLETDEEYNVTVPS from the exons ATGAGCAAGTCAAAAGATGGAGATG ttgGGGTTGCGATAGAAGACTACCTCAATCGTGCGAACAGACCTTACAGTGCCATTGATGTATTCAACAACCTACACAAAGAGTTTGGAAAAACA GCTGTTGTTCGAGCTCTGGAGGATCTGGCTGAAAATGGAAAAATCAAAGAGAAGATTTACGGAAAGCAGAAAGTGTATTTCGCTGATCAG AGTCAGTTTCCTGCAGTGGATGAGTCTGAGCTGAAGAGCATGGACGCTGAAATCAATGATCTCACTGGCAAGTTACAGATGTCACAAAGCACTTGTAAGCAGCAGGAAAATG AGTTGAGAAAGATTGACAGCTCAATGAGTACAGAAGATGCCAAGCAACGACTGGAACAAGTCAATCAAGAG ATCGAGCACAATAAAGAGAGGTTGACTACCATCAAATCTATGACCAATCATGTCACTCCACAAGAGAAGGAAAGGATTTATGCCAATCAGACCAAATATGTCAAAGAGTGGAAGAAGAGAAAACGAATG ACAATGGATATAGTCAACGCCATCCTAGAAGGGTATCCTAAGACAaagaaacaattattt GAGGATGTTGGATTAGAAACAGATGAAGAATATAATGTGACCGTCCCAAGCTAA